The stretch of DNA cgagtgtcgactgtagggcactcggcaaagatcttgttgccgagtgtccccatgtaggcactcggcaaagatctttttgccgagtgtccccatgtaggcactcggcaaacaaaagCATCGCCACCGTAACGGTCGTCTGCGGGTCGTCTGTTGGTGCAAGTGacgctctttgccgagtgtcaactgactagcactcggcaaagtgtgtctttgccgagtgccatatggctggcactcggcaaagagataGTCCGCCGAGTGTTATTTATTCGCCGAGTGCATGttttttggcactcggcaaatagtatctttgccgagtgctcgagattatgcactcggcaaatatcCGGGCACTCGGCATATGTCGGTTTTCCGGTAGTGACTGGAACATGGCGTTGTGGGCGCAATCGATGAAAACATCTGATCCCACTGAAACGGAGAACTCTCAATTGCACTTGTACATATTTAGGGCGTGTTTGGGAGCTAATTTTTGCAGAGTGGAATGCTCAAACAGGATTGGAGCGAGGGTTTTGATCGGAGAGGCGGACGGTGGGACGGAAGCCAATCTGGTGGCGTGCGTGGCTTTCCTTCGCTCGATCGCGTTTGGAAATGTTCGAGCGTAGACAGGCACGTCACACGTGAAAAGCCTCGCGCCGCCTGGACATTGCTTTCGCCTCCCCGGCTTCAAAACCACCAAAAACCCTAGCTTGGATCCAATCCATTGACTCCGGCCGCCATGCCGCCCCTGCCAGCGCCCCCGTGCACCACCGCCACGCGCTCCGCCATCGTCGCCGGCACGGTGACCGGGCACCACCTGCTGGACGTCGAGGGGTACTCGCGCACCAAGGAGCTGTTCTCCAACGGCGCCTGCACCAACTCCCTCCCTTTCACCGTCGGCGGCCGATCCTGGCACATCTCCTACTACCCCAACGGCCGCGACCCCGGGAGCGCCGACTTCGTCTCCATCTTCGTCGGTCTCGAGGTCGACCAGCTCTGCGCCGAGCCCGTGGCGGCGCGGGTCCAGTTCGGCCTGCTCGATCGAGCCGGGAAGGCGGCGCCGTCGCACACCCTGCACGCGCTGTTCCGCTCCACCGACGGCTTCTGCTTCGGCTTCCCTAAGTTCATCAAGAGGGCCGACCTGGAGAACTCGGAGTATCTCAAGGACGACCGCTTCACTATCAGGTGCGACATCACCACCGCCAAGAAGCTCCGCAAGGAGTGGAGGAGAGCGTCGTCGTCCCGGTTCCTTGATGTGCCGCCGTCTGACCTGCACCGACACCTCGGCGACCTCCTCGCGTCCAAGGAAGGCGCCGACGTCACGTTCCACGTCGCCGGCGAGACGTTCCAAGCGCACAGGAGCGTCCTCGCGTCCCGGTCGCCGGTCTTCAGGGCGGAGCTCTTCAGCCCGATGAcggagggcggcgccgcggccgttgTCGAGATAGACGACATGGATGGGCAGGCGTTCAGGGCCCTGCTCGAGTTCGTGTACACCGATGCCTTGCCGGAGGACATGACCCCGGAGGAGGAAGCTGTGATGTGCCAGCATCTGCTGGTTGCTGCGGACAGGTACGGCATGGAGAGGCTCAAGCTAGTGTGCGAGGACAGGCTTTGCCGGCATGTCACCGTGGGCTCCGCCGCGACCATCCTGGCTTTGGCCGAGCAGCACCGGTGCCATGGCCTCAAGGACGCGTGCTTCCGGTTCCTCGAGCCCCCGGCTGTTCTCAATGCCGTAGCAGCAGCCGAAGGCTTTGAGCATTTGGCTAGAAGCTGCCCCTCTGTTGTGAAAGATCTAATCTTTAAGATCACTGACTGTTAAATTCTGGGGAACACACAGGTTAGTCGAGCTGAAAGGCAAACTACAGTTAAAAAGGAGCTATAGTTTGCAGGAAAGATGGTTCTTGTATACTGGTAATATATATGCATgcattatatatttattatgcTAGTTTTAATTTGCGTAGATAGATCTAGCTTTCAGAAGTTCCTGTATTTCCTCTTTGAAAATCTATCCAAGGTCTGAATTCACCTTTCGCTGTCCCTATTGGCCATTTTTTCTAGCTCCAACAGTACTTCTTGCAAGGTGACCGTGCTTAATTATCTGACGGCAGCAAGGCTGTAAGGACATGGCTCAATTAGctcattgtttgtgattttggtgattatgTGCCAACATAATTAATGGGCTAataagtttgtgagatcacatttTGCATGATTTTTAGGTTCCATGAATGTAATTTGATGTGTTCAATTCGCTGGCGAGATACCCAAACCATATTGAAAAATCAAAGATAGAATAAATGACCGCCGCGACGATTTGGACAAGTGACAGCAGAATGAGCAGCACCGGTTAAACAGACGTTTAGCGATCGGTCAAACCGATGGTCATCGAATAAACTAACACAATGGTGTCGGTGCCTTGGGCAGTGCTTTTTGAAGATCAACTAAAGAACTCAGTAgccccggttaaaccgacggtatCAAATCAAGCGTCGGTACATtcaacatggtattattcagagagcatgtcaatcAGCGAGAagtcaagtcttcagcaccggttgaatcgGTGACACGTCGGAGCAAGGCATCGG from Panicum virgatum strain AP13 chromosome 9K, P.virgatum_v5, whole genome shotgun sequence encodes:
- the LOC120651000 gene encoding BTB/POZ and MATH domain-containing protein 1-like, with product MPPLPAPPCTTATRSAIVAGTVTGHHLLDVEGYSRTKELFSNGACTNSLPFTVGGRSWHISYYPNGRDPGSADFVSIFVGLEVDQLCAEPVAARVQFGLLDRAGKAAPSHTLHALFRSTDGFCFGFPKFIKRADLENSEYLKDDRFTIRCDITTAKKLRKEWRRASSSRFLDVPPSDLHRHLGDLLASKEGADVTFHVAGETFQAHRSVLASRSPVFRAELFSPMTEGGAAAVVEIDDMDGQAFRALLEFVYTDALPEDMTPEEEAVMCQHLLVAADRYGMERLKLVCEDRLCRHVTVGSAATILALAEQHRCHGLKDACFRFLEPPAVLNAVAAAEGFEHLARSCPSVVKDLIFKITDC